The stretch of DNA AAAACCATCCAAATTAACCATCACTGGCAATAATACATTTTCATTTTCGGCAATTTTGAATGCTTGAATTATTGAATCAAGTGTTTCTTGGTTATCCTCAACATATATTTGAATCCATCCTGTATCTCTCTGAGATATACTATCTTGCTGGTCATTCCAAATATTTATCGGAGCAGACAATGCCCTATTTGCATTCATCATGACTATTGGCAATCTCATGCCAGATGCTATAAACAACACCTCATGCATTAAAGCCAGCCCCTGTGATGAAGTTGCAGTGAAAGTCCTTGCACCTGTTGCACTTGCACCAACACATGCACTTATTGCCGAGTGCTCACTTTCTACTTTAATGAACTCTGCATCCAACTCCCCATTTGCAACAAAATCCGCTAATTTTTCTACACATGTTGTTTGGGGAGTTATTGGATAAGCTGAAACAACATCTACATCACATAACCTTGCAGCCTCCGCAGCAGCAGATGTTCCAGTAATAATTTTAACTTTACTCATGTGTTATCCACCTTTTTTATCTCTATTTTAATTAAAAAAGCAAAAGCAAATGTTTATTCCATATCTAATTATATGATTTAATTACATTATATTCAATTTCCCTAAATTATTTAGATTATATATGTGTCCTATTTTCTTATTTATTCTCTAATTTCTTATTTACTCTCTAAGCTCATTATTTTTCTTCCCTAATACTGGTTATTGCATTAACTGGACATTCTTCTACACATATAAGGCATCCTTTGCAGTAATCATAGTCTATTTCAAATTTTCCATCTTTTTCTTTGATACACCCTTCTGGACAAAATATAAAACAATTTTCACACATTACGCACTTATCTTTATCCATTATAGGCTTGAATACTCTCCAACTACCTGTTTTGTTATTAATGGAATTACCTGGTTCGTATATTATGGCTCCAATAGTAACCATCACATCACCTTAAATACTTTTAATTTTCTAATCGTTTTTATTTTTATCAATTATTTGTTATATTTAAGCAATATATGGTGTAATAAGGGTTATTTTCCTTTAACCATATTATAGGCAACTTCTGCAACTTTTGCATTTTTTTCTCCAAGTTTTTTTGGAAATGTATCCATAATTGCCTTTTTAAGTGATTCAATGGTGACTTCGCCTGTAACTCCTGTAAATGCTCCTAACATAGCAGTATTTACAATGGGAAGCCCCAATACTTCAAGAGCTATGCCTGTTGCATCGATTGTATATACCTCACAGTCAGAAAATTGTAAGTTATTATGGGTATTTACCACAATTTTTCCACCTTTTTTTAAACCTCCCTTAATATCGATAATATCTAAAAGGGTAGGGTCCTGAACTATAACATAATCGGGCTCATATATCTGACTCCTCAATCTTATTTTTTTATCATCGATTCTTGTGAATGCCATTACCGGAGCTCCTCTTCTTTCAACACCAAAAAATGGAAAAGCTTGGGAGAACTTTCCATCATAAAAAGCAGCTTTTGCTAAAATCTGAGCAGCAGTAACAGCTCCTTGACCGCCTCTTCCATGAAATCTAATTTCAATCATTAATTCACCTCATTACGACAGAATATATTATAAAATGTTTTTATATGCGTTAATTATTCAGTAAATCTAATCATCATTATTAATCGTTATAAATTATATTATATAAAGGTTTTTATTATACTACAAATGTCGAAAAATATTTAACATTTAATTAATTATTTTAGTTTATTAATTATTTTATAGCATATGTCAATGTAGATATATAATTAACAATAATAAAAAATGTAAATAATTTAATGATATTACAGTGGGAAATAGTTTATAATTTATGATTACAATTATTTATATTATTATAATTTCTATTTTATTTTGATATTGATTAATAATTATAATTAATATAAAATTTATAAAGTTAATTTATTAATAAAATAATATAATGCCTTATACAATGGCATAAAATGATATAATATAAATTGACATAAAATATTATAATATCACAATGATATAATAAAAAAGGTGTATTTATGACGGATAATATTGAAATAAATAATATAACTATCTCTTCAATTTCTCACGCCACAGAGGACGAAGATAAGGTTTTAGAGGCAATGATATATTTTTTACCAGAAAGTATTGATGAGGAAGACTTAGAGATTGAAACATTAAATTCAGAAGGATGTTTTGGGAATCCTATCTTTATCCATAAAATTACAATCGATAAAAATAAAATAGCCAAAGAAGTATTTAACCATATTGTGAAACTTATAAAATCTGATGAGAGAAATATAAATAAATTAAAGAAAGACATTGATTTAAGATTAGAAAAAAGCAAGATTTATTTAAGATTCGATAAGCAAAAGGCATATCTTGGAGAATGTAAATTAATAGATGGGGATGATGTTGTAAGAATTGTTATAAATTTTAAAATTTATATGCCAAAAAATAAAGAACAAAAGGTAAAGGAGCTCATATTGAATGAACTAAAAAAGTAAAATATAATAATAAAATAATAAAAATAATAGTTGGTGAAAAATGTGAAATTCAAATATAAATATATCGATGCTCACTGCCATATTGAAGATAAAGGATTTAACAAAAATAGAGGGGAAGTTGTAGAAACTGCAA from Methanothermococcus okinawensis IH1 encodes:
- the porD gene encoding pyruvate synthase subunit PorD; this translates as MVTIGAIIYEPGNSINNKTGSWRVFKPIMDKDKCVMCENCFIFCPEGCIKEKDGKFEIDYDYCKGCLICVEECPVNAITSIREEK
- a CDS encoding pyruvate ferredoxin oxidoreductase subunit gamma codes for the protein MIEIRFHGRGGQGAVTAAQILAKAAFYDGKFSQAFPFFGVERRGAPVMAFTRIDDKKIRLRSQIYEPDYVIVQDPTLLDIIDIKGGLKKGGKIVVNTHNNLQFSDCEVYTIDATGIALEVLGLPIVNTAMLGAFTGVTGEVTIESLKKAIMDTFPKKLGEKNAKVAEVAYNMVKGK
- a CDS encoding RNA-binding domain-containing protein; the protein is MTDNIEINNITISSISHATEDEDKVLEAMIYFLPESIDEEDLEIETLNSEGCFGNPIFIHKITIDKNKIAKEVFNHIVKLIKSDERNINKLKKDIDLRLEKSKIYLRFDKQKAYLGECKLIDGDDVVRIVINFKIYMPKNKEQKVKELILNELKK